Proteins found in one Rhodobacter capsulatus SB 1003 genomic segment:
- the phaZ gene encoding polyhydroxyalkanoate depolymerase produces the protein MKGMMSYDLMETIRNTNEWMGASARAMASYPVWGLTPHPMFKLMSAWGRVTERSFARMVIKPDWGIRSIPAADGKDHLIEIETLIDKPFGALIHFKVQGRAPMPRRILLVAPMSGHYATLLRSTVASLLPDADVYVTDWHNARDIPVSAGKFDIEDYTLYLVEFMRLLGPDINVIAVCQPAPLTLAATAYLAEEEPEAQPRTLTLIGGPIDPDAAATEVTDFGRRVTMGQLEHMVIQRVGFKYKGAGRLVYPGLMQLASFISMNMDKHTKAFSDKILMESKGEGSEHDHHNIFYDEYLAVMDMTAEFYLSTVERIFKGLEIAQNRFEVEGKRVDIGKITRVAVKTVEGANDDISAPGQCVAALRLCTGLPEDKKAQHLEPGAGHYGIFAGSSWRNNIRPLVLNFIDANAGTPKATVTAIRAV, from the coding sequence ATGAAGGGCATGATGAGCTACGACCTGATGGAAACCATCAGGAACACCAATGAATGGATGGGCGCCTCGGCCCGTGCCATGGCCTCCTATCCGGTCTGGGGGCTGACGCCCCATCCGATGTTCAAGCTGATGTCGGCCTGGGGCCGGGTGACCGAACGCAGCTTCGCGCGCATGGTGATCAAGCCCGACTGGGGCATCCGCTCGATCCCCGCCGCCGATGGCAAGGACCACCTGATCGAGATCGAGACGCTGATCGACAAGCCCTTCGGCGCGCTCATCCACTTCAAGGTTCAGGGCCGGGCGCCGATGCCGCGACGCATCCTTCTGGTTGCGCCGATGTCGGGCCATTACGCGACGCTTCTGCGCTCCACCGTCGCCAGTCTTCTGCCCGATGCCGATGTTTACGTGACGGATTGGCACAATGCGCGGGACATTCCGGTCAGCGCGGGCAAGTTCGACATCGAGGATTACACGCTTTACCTCGTCGAATTCATGCGCCTGCTTGGCCCCGACATCAACGTGATCGCGGTCTGTCAGCCCGCGCCGCTGACGCTGGCCGCCACCGCCTATCTGGCCGAGGAAGAACCCGAGGCGCAGCCGCGCACGCTGACGCTGATCGGCGGGCCGATCGACCCCGATGCCGCCGCGACCGAGGTGACCGATTTCGGCCGCCGCGTCACCATGGGGCAGCTCGAACACATGGTGATCCAGCGCGTCGGCTTCAAATACAAGGGCGCCGGGCGGCTGGTCTATCCGGGGCTGATGCAGCTGGCCTCGTTCATCTCGATGAACATGGACAAGCACACCAAGGCCTTTTCCGACAAGATCCTGATGGAATCGAAGGGCGAAGGCTCGGAACACGACCATCACAACATCTTCTACGATGAATATCTGGCGGTGATGGACATGACCGCGGAATTCTATCTGTCCACGGTGGAACGGATCTTCAAGGGGCTGGAAATCGCGCAGAACCGCTTCGAGGTCGAGGGCAAGCGCGTCGACATCGGCAAGATCACCCGCGTCGCGGTGAAGACGGTCGAGGGCGCGAATGACGACATTTCCGCCCCCGGACAATGCGTGGCGGCGCTGCGGCTGTGCACCGGCCTGCCCGAGGACAAGAAGGCGCAGCATCTGGAGCCGGGCGCGGGCCATTACGGCATCTTCGCGGGCTCGTCCTGGCGCAACAACATCCGGCCGCTGGTGCTGAATTTCATCGACGCCAATGCGGGAACGCCGAAAGCGACCGTGACCGCGATCCGCGCGGTCTGA
- the phaR gene encoding polyhydroxyalkanoate synthesis repressor PhaR, whose amino-acid sequence MAEEAKPLLIKRYASRRLYNTETSDYVTLEDIASFIRQGREVQIVDLKSGDDLTRQYLLQIIAEHESRGENVLPVDVLTDLVRSYTTQAQSVVPQFLAASFEMLREGQSKMMENFATFPPVPGFEALQRQQEAFLKTLMSGWGAAVGTAPEAGGEGAGGREELDAIKKQLAELQSKLSKL is encoded by the coding sequence ATGGCCGAAGAGGCGAAGCCCTTGCTGATCAAGCGCTATGCGAGCCGGCGGCTTTATAACACCGAGACGAGCGATTATGTCACGCTCGAGGATATCGCCTCCTTCATCCGGCAGGGGCGCGAGGTGCAGATCGTCGACCTGAAATCGGGCGACGACCTGACGCGGCAATATCTGCTGCAGATCATCGCCGAACATGAAAGCCGGGGCGAAAACGTGCTGCCGGTGGATGTGCTGACCGATCTGGTGCGCAGCTACACGACGCAGGCGCAATCGGTGGTGCCGCAATTCCTGGCCGCGAGCTTCGAGATGCTGCGCGAGGGCCAGTCGAAGATGATGGAGAATTTCGCCACCTTCCCGCCGGTGCCCGGCTTCGAGGCGCTGCAGCGCCAGCAGGAGGCCTTCCTGAAGACGTTGATGTCGGGCTGGGGCGCGGCGGTCGGCACCGCGCCCGAGGCGGGCGGCGAGGGCGCGGGCGGGCGCGAGGAGCTTGACGCGATCAAGAAGCAGCTTGCCGAATTGCAGTCGAAACTGTCGAAACTGTAA
- a CDS encoding F0F1 ATP synthase subunit B': MANETNAVEAAAAVAGHAAEAAEKGGMPQLDFSTFPNQIFWLLLALGAIYWLLKNIAIPRIAAILADRAGTISGDLAAAEQYKLKAKDAEAAYAKALADARAQAQKIIAETRAVIQKDLDAATAKADADIAARVAQSEVKIAEIRAGALEAVQIVATDTATAIVTALGGKADMGALNAAVGQRVKG, translated from the coding sequence ATGGCAAACGAAACAAACGCGGTCGAGGCCGCTGCTGCTGTCGCCGGACACGCTGCCGAGGCTGCGGAAAAGGGCGGGATGCCGCAGCTCGACTTCTCGACCTTCCCGAACCAGATCTTCTGGCTGCTGTTGGCTCTGGGCGCCATCTACTGGCTGCTCAAGAACATCGCCATTCCGCGCATCGCGGCGATTCTGGCCGATCGTGCCGGGACCATCTCGGGCGATCTTGCGGCGGCGGAACAGTACAAGCTGAAGGCCAAGGACGCGGAAGCGGCCTATGCCAAGGCGCTGGCCGATGCCCGCGCGCAGGCGCAAAAGATCATCGCCGAGACCCGTGCGGTGATTCAAAAGGACCTCGATGCCGCCACGGCGAAAGCCGATGCGGATATCGCGGCCCGCGTCGCGCAATCCGAGGTGAAGATCGCCGAGATCCGCGCCGGGGCGCTGGAGGCGGTGCAGATCGTCGCCACCGACACGGCCACGGCCATCGTCACGGCGCTGGGCGGCAAGGCCGACATGGGCGCGCTGAACGCGGCCGTGGGGCAGCGGGTGAAGGGGTAA
- a CDS encoding DUF2842 domain-containing protein, whose amino-acid sequence MPIPYKTRRRLALFVLVVGLPAYIVAAVSAVAWAEARWGGLPWWGSVLVYVGLGFLWIAPMKPVFIGVGKPDPDAQPPEQK is encoded by the coding sequence GTGCCGATCCCCTACAAGACCCGCCGCCGTCTGGCGCTTTTTGTTCTGGTCGTCGGCCTGCCCGCCTATATCGTCGCGGCGGTTTCCGCCGTCGCCTGGGCCGAGGCGCGCTGGGGCGGGCTGCCCTGGTGGGGATCGGTGCTGGTCTATGTGGGACTGGGCTTTCTCTGGATCGCGCCGATGAAGCCCGTCTTCATCGGCGTCGGCAAACCCGATCCGGACGCGCAACCGCCTGAACAGAAATGA
- the secG gene encoding preprotein translocase subunit SecG, producing MENVQNVILVVHLVLALLLIGVVLLQRSEGGGLGMGGGGGGGVMTGRQAANALTKLTWIFAIGFLATSITLTVFSARAGKEASVVDTTPAEAPAAPGSTGTSPLISAPPPSTDEPVVPPVTPPAATEAPAEAPAATETPAPEAPASN from the coding sequence ATGGAAAACGTCCAAAACGTCATCCTCGTCGTCCACCTCGTGCTGGCGCTCCTCCTGATCGGGGTGGTGCTGCTGCAGCGCTCGGAAGGTGGCGGCCTTGGCATGGGCGGGGGTGGCGGTGGCGGCGTGATGACCGGGCGGCAGGCGGCGAATGCGCTGACCAAGCTGACCTGGATCTTTGCCATCGGCTTTCTGGCGACCTCGATCACGCTGACGGTTTTCTCGGCCCGCGCGGGCAAGGAGGCCTCGGTCGTCGACACCACCCCGGCCGAGGCGCCCGCCGCGCCCGGCAGCACCGGGACCTCGCCGCTGATCTCGGCGCCGCCGCCCTCGACCGACGAGCCGGTCGTGCCGCCGGTCACGCCGCCCGCGGCCACCGAGGCCCCGGCCGAAGCGCCCGCGGCGACCGAAACGCCGGCGCCGGAGGCGCCCGCCTCGAACTGA
- a CDS encoding CTP synthase — protein MARYVFITGGVVSSLGKGLASAALGALLQARGFSVRLRKLDPYLNVDPGTMSPFEHGEVFVTDDGAETDLDLGHYERFTGVSARKTDSVSSGRIYSNVLEKERRGAYLGKTIQVIPHVTNEIKDFIAVGDDEVDFMLCEIGGTVGDIEGLPFFEAIRQFAQERPRGQCIFMHLTLLPYLAASGELKTKPTQHSVKELRSIGLQPDVLVCRSEHPIPDKERAKIALFCNVRPDSVIPAYDLRSIYEAPLAYHRAGLDQAVLNAFGISPAPRPDMSRWEDVMDRLTHAEGEVRVAIVGKYVQLEDAYKSIAEALTHGGMANRVRVKAEWIDAEIFEREDPAPHLEPFHAILVPGGFGERGTEGKIRAAQFAREKGVPYLGICLGMQMAVIEAARNMAGLANAGSEEFDHEAGEKRFTPVVYHLKEWVQGNHRVERKLTDDKGGTMRLGAYSAQLTAGSKVAEVYGKTEIEERHRHRYEVDITYREALENCGLVFSGMSPDGRLPEIVEHKDHPWFIGVQFHPELKSKPFAPHPLFAGFVKAALAQSRLV, from the coding sequence ATGGCGCGTTATGTCTTCATCACCGGGGGCGTGGTTTCCTCGCTGGGCAAGGGCTTGGCTTCGGCCGCCCTCGGCGCCCTTCTGCAGGCCCGCGGCTTTTCGGTGCGGCTGCGCAAGCTCGACCCTTACCTGAACGTCGATCCGGGCACGATGAGCCCCTTCGAACACGGCGAGGTTTTCGTCACCGATGACGGCGCCGAGACCGACCTTGATCTGGGCCATTACGAACGCTTCACCGGCGTCAGCGCCCGCAAGACGGATTCGGTGTCGTCCGGGCGGATCTATTCGAACGTGCTGGAGAAAGAGCGCCGCGGCGCCTACCTGGGCAAGACGATCCAGGTGATCCCGCACGTCACAAATGAAATCAAGGACTTCATTGCCGTGGGCGATGACGAGGTCGATTTCATGCTGTGCGAGATCGGCGGCACGGTGGGTGACATCGAGGGCCTGCCCTTCTTCGAAGCGATCCGGCAATTCGCCCAGGAACGCCCGCGCGGGCAGTGCATCTTCATGCACCTGACGCTGCTGCCCTATCTGGCGGCCTCGGGCGAATTGAAGACGAAGCCGACGCAGCATTCGGTCAAGGAGCTGCGCTCGATCGGGTTGCAGCCCGACGTGCTGGTGTGCCGCTCGGAACATCCGATCCCGGACAAGGAACGCGCGAAGATCGCGCTTTTCTGCAACGTGCGGCCCGACAGCGTGATCCCGGCCTATGACCTGCGCTCGATCTACGAGGCGCCCTTGGCCTATCACCGCGCCGGGCTGGATCAGGCGGTCTTGAACGCCTTTGGCATCTCGCCCGCGCCGCGGCCCGACATGAGCCGCTGGGAAGATGTGATGGACCGGCTGACCCATGCCGAGGGCGAGGTCCGCGTTGCCATCGTCGGCAAATATGTGCAGCTCGAGGACGCCTACAAGTCGATCGCCGAGGCGTTGACCCATGGCGGCATGGCGAACCGGGTGCGGGTGAAGGCGGAATGGATCGACGCCGAGATCTTCGAACGCGAAGACCCGGCGCCGCATCTGGAGCCTTTCCACGCCATTCTGGTGCCCGGCGGCTTTGGCGAACGCGGCACCGAGGGCAAGATCCGCGCCGCGCAATTCGCCCGCGAAAAGGGCGTGCCCTATCTCGGCATCTGTCTGGGCATGCAGATGGCGGTCATTGAGGCCGCGCGGAACATGGCGGGGCTGGCCAATGCGGGCTCCGAGGAATTCGACCATGAGGCAGGCGAAAAGCGTTTCACGCCCGTGGTTTACCACCTCAAGGAATGGGTGCAGGGCAACCACCGGGTGGAGCGGAAGCTGACCGACGACAAGGGCGGCACGATGCGTCTGGGCGCCTATTCGGCGCAGCTGACGGCGGGCTCGAAAGTGGCCGAGGTTTACGGCAAGACCGAAATCGAGGAACGCCACCGCCACCGCTACGAGGTCGACATCACTTATCGCGAAGCGCTGGAAAACTGCGGTCTGGTGTTCTCGGGGATGAGCCCGGACGGCCGTCTGCCCGAGATCGTCGAGCACAAGGACCATCCCTGGTTCATCGGCGTGCAGTTCCACCCGGAGCTGAAGTCGAAACCCTTCGCGCCGCATCCGCTGTTTGCCGGTTTCGTGAAAGCGGCGCTGGCGCAAAGCCGTCTGGTCTGA
- a CDS encoding phasin family protein, whose translation MAKTQDFTKMMQDMMASVPMDMSKMQDAFKAQTVLTEKMAKVAIDAAEKSTDISAKWAKDSLAKVGALTASKAEPADYAKVMSDFASASVEMATENLAAFAEVAKKVQMDTVELMLAAGKEMTEETTAAVKKATEEVTAAAKKTVAAK comes from the coding sequence ATGGCCAAGACCCAGGATTTCACCAAGATGATGCAGGACATGATGGCCTCGGTGCCGATGGACATGTCGAAGATGCAGGATGCGTTCAAGGCGCAGACCGTGCTGACCGAAAAGATGGCCAAGGTCGCCATCGACGCGGCGGAAAAATCGACCGACATCTCGGCGAAATGGGCCAAGGACTCGCTGGCGAAAGTCGGCGCGCTGACCGCGTCGAAAGCCGAACCGGCCGATTACGCCAAGGTCATGAGCGACTTCGCCTCGGCCTCGGTCGAGATGGCGACCGAAAACCTCGCCGCCTTTGCCGAAGTGGCGAAGAAGGTGCAGATGGACACGGTCGAGCTGATGCTGGCCGCGGGCAAGGAAATGACCGAGGAAACCACCGCCGCCGTCAAGAAGGCGACCGAGGAAGTCACCGCCGCGGCGAAAAAGACCGTCGCCGCGAAGTGA
- a CDS encoding thiamine diphosphokinase, which translates to MNAEIVHCEGGVTLLGGGIAAPADVANSLTIAPVLVAADGGADRALALGLMPAAVIGDMDSLSAAGRAALAGRLHPVAEQDSTDFGKCLRLVAARFYLCLGFTGLRLDHTLAALTELTTRPGQIVILIAEDEVIFRAPPRLALDLPLGTRLSLHPMGPASGRSTGLRWPIDGLAFAPESRTGTSNAVTGPVTLEIDGPMLVLLPKDQLSPVLHALLPPDVRGE; encoded by the coding sequence ATGAATGCGGAAATTGTCCATTGTGAAGGCGGGGTCACGCTGCTGGGCGGGGGAATCGCCGCTCCGGCCGATGTTGCCAATTCGTTGACGATCGCGCCAGTGCTGGTGGCGGCCGATGGCGGCGCCGACCGGGCTTTGGCGCTGGGTCTGATGCCTGCGGCGGTGATCGGCGACATGGACAGCCTCTCGGCGGCGGGCCGGGCGGCGCTGGCCGGGCGGCTGCATCCGGTGGCCGAACAGGACAGCACCGATTTCGGCAAATGCCTGCGGCTGGTCGCGGCGCGGTTCTATCTCTGCCTTGGCTTCACCGGGCTGCGGCTTGATCACACGCTGGCGGCGCTGACCGAACTGACCACGCGGCCCGGGCAGATCGTGATCCTGATCGCCGAGGACGAGGTGATCTTTCGCGCCCCCCCCCGGCTGGCGCTGGATCTGCCCTTGGGCACGCGGCTGTCGCTGCATCCGATGGGACCGGCTTCCGGGCGCTCGACCGGGCTGCGCTGGCCGATCGACGGGCTCGCTTTCGCCCCCGAGAGCCGCACCGGCACCTCGAACGCGGTGACGGGCCCGGTGACGCTCGAGATCGACGGCCCGATGCTGGTGCTGCTGCCGAAGGATCAGCTCAGCCCCGTGCTGCACGCGCTTTTGCCGCCAGACGTTCGCGGTGAATGA
- a CDS encoding LysR family transcriptional regulator produces MMTGKAKGRGEKVSLWAVEMLVATAEEGAITAAARRLGVSASAVSQQIVALEAALGAELVDRTARPFGLTAAGRAFLPHAEAMLDELARGRAGVGLADPAGLRSFRLGMIEDFEAEVTPLLLAGMGAELTACRFLLETGPSHRLAAQLEARALDMVVAAEIEAAQEGVERHPLLSEPLIAVWPEGLVGADLPLLHYSRRTLMGQQIAAYLGRIGESPGHRFEIDSTPAILAMVAAGQGWSILTPSGVLHGKRAGVALAPLRGPGMSRRIVLSARASTMGDLPGAVAQRLRGLLAERIVAPALAEAPWLAASLRVE; encoded by the coding sequence ATGATGACGGGCAAGGCAAAAGGGCGGGGCGAGAAGGTCAGCCTCTGGGCGGTCGAGATGCTGGTGGCGACGGCCGAAGAGGGGGCGATCACCGCGGCGGCGCGGCGGCTGGGGGTCTCGGCCTCGGCGGTCAGTCAGCAGATCGTGGCGCTGGAAGCCGCGCTGGGGGCGGAGCTGGTCGACCGCACGGCGCGGCCCTTCGGGCTGACGGCGGCGGGGCGGGCCTTTCTGCCCCATGCCGAGGCGATGCTGGACGAGCTGGCGCGGGGCCGGGCCGGGGTGGGCCTGGCCGATCCTGCGGGCTTGCGCAGTTTCCGGCTGGGCATGATCGAGGATTTCGAGGCCGAGGTGACGCCGCTTTTGCTGGCGGGGATGGGGGCGGAACTGACCGCCTGCCGGTTCCTGCTCGAGACCGGGCCGAGCCATCGTCTGGCGGCGCAGCTGGAGGCGCGGGCACTGGACATGGTGGTGGCGGCCGAGATCGAGGCGGCGCAGGAGGGGGTGGAGCGGCATCCGCTGCTCTCGGAACCGCTGATCGCGGTCTGGCCGGAGGGTCTGGTGGGGGCCGATCTGCCGCTTTTGCATTATTCGCGCCGCACGCTGATGGGGCAGCAGATCGCCGCCTATCTGGGCCGGATCGGCGAGAGCCCCGGGCATCGCTTCGAGATCGACAGCACCCCGGCGATCCTGGCGATGGTGGCGGCGGGGCAGGGCTGGTCGATCCTGACGCCGTCCGGGGTTTTGCATGGCAAGCGGGCGGGGGTGGCGCTGGCGCCGCTGCGGGGGCCGGGGATGAGCCGCCGCATCGTGCTGAGCGCGCGGGCGAGCACGATGGGGGATCTGCCCGGCGCGGTGGCGCAGCGGCTGCGCGGCCTTCTTGCCGAGCGGATCGTGGCGCCGGCTCTGGCCGAGGCGCCCTGGCTCGCGGCATCGCTGCGCGTCGAATGA
- a CDS encoding adenylosuccinate synthase, translating to MANVVVVGAQWGDEGKGKIVDWLSERADVIARFQGGHNAGHTLVIGGKVYKLNALPSGVVRGGKLSVIGNGVVLDPWHLVKEVAAIREQGVEINPDNLMIAENTPLIMPFHGELDRAREAHAAVAKIGTTGRGIGPCYEDKVGRRVIRVADLADDETLQLRVDRALVHHNALRAGLGLGPIDRDAVLADLRAIAPEILQYAKPVWKVLTELRKAGKRILFEGAQGSLLDIDFGTYPFVTSSNVIAGQAATGVGLGPNAVDYSLGIVKAYTTRVGEGPFPTELKDDDGERLGTRGHEFGTVTGRKRRCGWFDAVLVRQTCAISGMKGIALTKLDVLDGFEKLKICVAYDVDGVRYDYLPTQAALQAKAKPIYEEMDGWSESTQGARSWNDLPGAAVKYVRRIEELIQCPVAMLSTSPERDDTILVTDPFED from the coding sequence ATGGCCAACGTGGTGGTTGTCGGCGCCCAATGGGGCGACGAAGGCAAGGGCAAGATCGTCGACTGGCTCAGTGAACGGGCCGACGTCATCGCCCGCTTTCAGGGCGGCCACAATGCGGGCCACACGCTCGTCATCGGCGGCAAGGTCTACAAGCTGAACGCGCTGCCCTCGGGCGTCGTGCGCGGCGGCAAGCTTTCGGTGATCGGCAACGGCGTCGTGCTGGACCCCTGGCATCTGGTCAAGGAAGTGGCGGCGATCCGCGAACAGGGCGTCGAGATCAATCCCGACAATCTGATGATCGCGGAAAACACCCCCCTGATCATGCCGTTCCACGGCGAGCTGGACCGTGCGCGCGAAGCCCATGCCGCGGTGGCGAAGATCGGCACCACCGGCCGCGGCATCGGCCCCTGCTACGAAGACAAGGTCGGCCGTCGGGTCATCCGTGTCGCCGATCTGGCCGATGACGAGACGCTGCAGCTGCGCGTCGATCGCGCGCTTGTCCATCACAACGCGCTGCGCGCCGGGCTGGGCCTTGGCCCGATCGATCGTGACGCCGTGCTGGCCGATCTGCGCGCCATCGCCCCCGAGATCCTGCAATATGCGAAACCGGTCTGGAAGGTCCTGACCGAGCTGCGCAAGGCGGGCAAGCGGATCCTGTTCGAAGGCGCGCAGGGCTCTCTGCTCGACATCGACTTCGGCACCTATCCCTTTGTCACCTCCTCGAACGTGATCGCGGGGCAGGCGGCGACGGGCGTCGGCCTCGGGCCGAATGCGGTCGATTATTCGCTTGGCATCGTCAAGGCCTATACCACCCGGGTGGGCGAGGGCCCGTTCCCGACCGAGCTGAAAGACGACGACGGCGAGCGTCTGGGCACGCGCGGCCATGAATTCGGCACCGTCACCGGGCGCAAGCGCCGTTGCGGCTGGTTCGATGCGGTGCTGGTGCGCCAGACCTGCGCGATTTCCGGCATGAAGGGCATCGCGCTGACCAAGCTTGACGTGCTGGACGGGTTCGAAAAGCTCAAGATCTGCGTCGCTTACGATGTCGATGGCGTGCGCTACGACTATCTGCCGACGCAGGCTGCGCTGCAGGCAAAGGCGAAGCCGATCTACGAAGAAATGGACGGCTGGTCGGAAAGCACGCAGGGCGCGCGGTCCTGGAACGATCTGCCCGGCGCGGCGGTGAAATATGTCCGCCGCATCGAGGAGCTGATCCAGTGCCCGGTGGCGATGCTCTCGACCTCGCCCGAGCGCGACGACACCATCCTGGTCACCGACCCCTTCGAGGATTGA
- a CDS encoding class I poly(R)-hydroxyalkanoic acid synthase, protein MTTPEKVESAASQQMRDNLARIETLTQRMVEAFAQKRAPNPALEGPGLDLYVASSSALLREMTANPAKIFEAQVSYWAQAMTHYIDATHAFAQGTFKPPADPGPKDRRFSNPLWDSHPYFNFIKQQYLIASSSIEEALSKIEGLDPVDRRRLEMFSKQIIDMMAPTNFLATNPDALEKAVATEGESLVRGLENLVRDIEANRGDLVITLSDKNAFSVGHNIGTAKGQVVWRNRLMEIIQYEPTTPEVHKTPLIIFPPWINKFYILDLKPQNSLIRWIVDQGFTLFVVSWKNPDRSYADVGMEDYVRDGYLAAIEEVKAITGEKQVNAVGYCIAGTTLSLVLSLLEKRKDKSIKSATFFTTLTDFSDQGEFTPFLQDDFVDGIERQVRLDGVLSSYYMTRTFSYLRANDLIYQPAIRSYMMGESPPAFDLLYWNGDSTNLPGKMAMEYLRGLCQADAFTTEGFELMGERLHVSGVKVPLCAIACETDHIAPWIVSFNGVAQMGSTDKTFILTESGHIAGIVNPPSKDKYGHYTSAAPIADHQVWKAQATYTKGSWWPRWGEWLAGHSGKKIPARAPGDATHPPLAPAPGTYVSEVVVL, encoded by the coding sequence ATGACAACGCCTGAAAAGGTCGAATCTGCTGCATCGCAGCAAATGCGGGACAATCTGGCGCGGATTGAGACACTTACACAACGCATGGTTGAAGCCTTTGCGCAAAAGCGCGCGCCCAATCCTGCGCTGGAGGGGCCGGGGCTGGATCTTTACGTCGCCTCTTCGAGCGCGCTTTTGCGCGAGATGACGGCGAATCCGGCGAAGATCTTCGAGGCGCAGGTCAGCTATTGGGCGCAGGCGATGACGCATTACATCGACGCCACCCATGCCTTTGCTCAGGGCACCTTCAAGCCGCCCGCCGATCCGGGGCCGAAGGACCGCCGCTTTTCCAACCCGCTGTGGGACAGCCATCCCTATTTCAACTTCATCAAGCAGCAATATCTGATCGCCTCGAGCTCGATCGAGGAAGCGCTGTCGAAGATCGAGGGGCTGGACCCGGTCGATCGCCGCCGGCTGGAGATGTTTTCCAAGCAGATCATCGACATGATGGCGCCGACGAATTTTCTGGCGACGAACCCGGATGCGCTGGAAAAGGCGGTGGCGACCGAGGGCGAAAGCCTGGTGCGGGGGCTGGAAAACCTCGTGCGCGACATCGAGGCGAACCGCGGCGATCTGGTGATCACGCTTTCGGACAAGAACGCCTTCAGCGTCGGGCACAACATCGGCACGGCGAAAGGCCAGGTGGTCTGGCGCAACCGGCTGATGGAGATCATCCAGTACGAGCCCACCACCCCCGAGGTGCACAAGACCCCGCTGATCATCTTTCCGCCCTGGATCAACAAGTTCTACATCCTGGATCTGAAACCGCAAAACAGCCTGATCCGCTGGATCGTCGATCAGGGCTTCACGCTGTTCGTCGTCAGCTGGAAGAACCCGGACCGGTCCTATGCCGATGTGGGGATGGAGGATTACGTCCGCGACGGCTATCTGGCCGCGATCGAGGAGGTGAAGGCGATCACCGGCGAGAAACAGGTGAATGCGGTCGGCTATTGCATCGCGGGCACGACGCTGAGCCTGGTCCTGTCGCTCTTGGAAAAGCGCAAGGACAAGTCGATCAAATCGGCGACCTTTTTCACCACGCTGACCGACTTTTCCGATCAGGGCGAATTCACCCCCTTCCTGCAGGATGATTTCGTCGACGGGATCGAGCGGCAGGTGCGGCTGGATGGCGTTCTGTCGAGCTATTACATGACGCGGACCTTTTCCTATCTGCGGGCGAATGACCTGATCTATCAGCCCGCGATCCGCAGCTACATGATGGGCGAATCGCCGCCCGCCTTCGACTTGCTTTACTGGAACGGCGACAGCACCAACCTGCCGGGCAAGATGGCGATGGAATATCTGCGCGGGCTCTGTCAGGCCGATGCCTTCACCACCGAGGGCTTCGAGCTGATGGGCGAGCGGCTGCATGTCTCGGGGGTCAAGGTGCCGCTCTGCGCCATCGCCTGCGAGACCGACCATATCGCGCCCTGGATCGTCAGCTTCAACGGCGTGGCGCAGATGGGATCGACCGACAAGACCTTCATCCTGACGGAATCGGGCCATATCGCCGGGATCGTGAACCCGCCGAGCAAGGACAAATACGGCCATTACACCTCTGCGGCGCCGATTGCCGATCATCAGGTCTGGAAGGCGCAGGCCACCTACACGAAGGGCAGCTGGTGGCCGCGCTGGGGGGAATGGCTGGCCGGGCATTCGGGCAAGAAGATCCCCGCGCGGGCCCCGGGCGACGCGACGCATCCGCCGCTGGCCCCGGCCCCCGGCACCTATGTCTCGGAGGTTGTGGTGCTTTAG
- a CDS encoding F0F1 ATP synthase subunit B: MKKLTFLLVALAANPAFASEGPFVSLRNAHFVILVAFLIFVGVLIKFKVPSMLLGMLDKRAEGIKADLDEAKALRDEAQKILASYERKAREVQGQADEIVAAAKRDAQLAAEQAKADLKEAIARRLKGAEDRIASAEAAALKDVKDRAVQVAVAAAAEVLANQMSASDKSGMIDAAITEVETRLN; encoded by the coding sequence ATGAAGAAACTGACGTTCCTGCTTGTTGCTCTGGCGGCGAACCCGGCTTTCGCATCCGAAGGCCCGTTCGTCTCGCTGCGCAACGCGCATTTCGTGATCCTCGTCGCGTTCCTGATCTTTGTCGGCGTGCTGATCAAGTTCAAGGTTCCCTCGATGTTGCTGGGCATGCTCGACAAGCGTGCCGAGGGCATCAAGGCGGATCTGGACGAGGCCAAGGCGCTGCGCGACGAAGCGCAGAAGATCCTGGCGAGCTACGAGCGCAAGGCGCGCGAAGTGCAGGGTCAGGCCGACGAGATCGTCGCCGCGGCCAAGCGCGATGCGCAACTGGCGGCCGAGCAGGCCAAGGCCGACCTGAAGGAGGCCATCGCGCGCCGCCTGAAGGGCGCCGAAGACCGGATCGCCTCGGCGGAAGCCGCTGCGCTGAAGGACGTCAAGGATCGGGCCGTGCAGGTGGCGGTTGCCGCCGCGGCCGAGGTTCTGGCGAACCAGATGTCGGCCTCCGACAAGTCGGGCATGATCGACGCGGCCATCACGGAAGTGGAAACCCGGCTGAACTGA